The genome window CGTCGGCAGGATTAACCCAGGCCCTCAACCTGATGGAATTAAATCCAAGGCTTTTCATCAAAGCAAAAAGTTCCTGTTGATTGCCCGCCTTATCATAAAACTTCACACCTGAAGACTCCATTTGCGTCACCCAACTGATATCCGCCCCTTTGGCAAATGATGATGAAACAACAGGGGGCTTATAAGTTTCAGGCTGAGGTTGCGGAGTGCCTGCCTTATTTGAACAGGATAAAATTAATAATATCGAACTACAGTAAACCCACCACCCTTTTTTCATGAAGTAATTTTTTTAGCTTTTAAATTGGTAAACAAATATATAGACCGCCCCAATAAAATAAAATGTTTATTTAACGTTTATTATTCAACATCCACACTGCAGCCTATCAGAAAGATTAGAAACCGGATGATACCTCAAAAATCTCTGTGTTTTGCTCCTTTTATTTGCTGCTGTTGTTTGCGTTTTTTAAACCGCATCAACGGCAGCCTTTTGTAACCTGCGTTAACTGTTGCTTAAACCATAAATAACGGCCGATCACAATTTATTTAGCGGCATTTAATTTATCTTGAAGTGCTTCCATAGCGTTAACCAAATACGCAAAAGGAGCGTTCCAGTTTATGGCTATTTCATTTGCGGCATAAGCCCGGTCATCATCTATATAAGCTTCATCCGGTACAACAGAGGGAACTTTGATTTTATCCTGCATACCCGGGTTTGGCCCGCCAACCAGCAGACCGGGAATCGGATCAACAATACCATCAGCAACCGATGGCCGGTGATGCGGGTGCATCGGCGTTTTGCTGCCATATCCCGTTACATAGGAATAACCTGAGCCATTTCTTCCTAAAATATAGTCGAGATTAGCTAAAGCAAAATCAAGGTATTTCCTGTTCTTTGATAGTTGATAGGCCTGTATCAGGGCAACTCCTTCGTTTGCTGCCTCGGAGTTACTGCCCCATCCAAAATGACGGGCTGATTTTGTCATAACCGTTTGATAGGCGGTTTCCGCGGCTCCGCTAATTAAATTATCTGCTAAAGCCAATAGTCTGTTTTTCAACTCCGGCAGCTCTTTTGGTGAATTTGCGCCTAACAAATTGCTGTTTTTAATCAATGTGTAATATCCCAATAACCTTACCTGGCTCCATGCAGGGATGGGCATAGTGGTATCAGGTAAAAGGTTTACCGCTTTTAAATATTCAGGTTTTTGTGTACTGACAAATAATTCGGATGCGGCCCAGATAAATTCATCACTAAAGTTACGATCGCCGTAGCCGCCGGTTGTAATTTGGGGCTCAAATACTTTGTTCATGGCATCCTGGTCATAAACTACATCAGGATTTTTAATTGCCCATTGCCATGCTTTATTTGCCTGCAATAAGCAAGAATCAGCCAAACCCGGAAGTTCCCCCGGAAACTTGCTGAAGATCCGGCTTGCCTGTGCCATCACCGCTGCAAAGTCAAGTGTAGCAGCAGTTCCTTTTTGCACCACATAACGCGGCTCGGTTCCTTTTTCGGGCATTTCCATCTTATCAAATGCTGCATTGGTTAACTTATGATAAACACCCCCATCACCGGGATCCTGCATAGTGAGCATCCAGCGCAGGTTCCAAAGCACTTCGTCCAGCACATCCGGGACCTTGTTTCCACTTTCTGGGATATTTAATTTAACAGTTTTCATATAAGCTGGGAAGTCTTCATATAGCGATAATAAGGTACTCGTACTGATCCCGCTGTTAACTATATATTTGTTATAGTCGCCTGCATCATACCATCCCCGCGGTGATGAAATGGACATGCCTGCCGCACGCTTATCACCTGCCGCCGATGGATGGATAAACACACTGGTATCCGGATGCCCCTCTGCCCTGCTCCATTTACCTGCATATTTCTCTTTCAAGGACACCGAGGCCCGCATAAAATAATAGGCCTTTATACTTGCTGCTGCAACATTGCGATGAACTGACCGCTTAATTTGGAACGGATAAGAATAACCGGAGCCGGGTACATAGAGTTGATAGTTGCCGGGGTGGTTAAAAGCGCTGAAATCGGCTATTGCTGTGAACCTTCCGTTTAAACCCGGCTTCATTGATTTTTTTAATTTCCCGTTGTATACCTTTTTTTTATCCGGGGTTTGAATATAAAAAACATTGCTTTTGCTGTTTAAGATAACACCTTTTTTGAGCCCGCCCGGATAAAAACCAATTTGATTTAAACGAACATTAACACCTTCATTAACAACAGGCTCCTGTGAAAACGCCGGATGCGCCCTAAAAACCATTATAGTTACAAGCGCGCAAATGCTGCGCATAATATAGTTAGATAAATATTTGTTGTTCATTACGGGAAATTAATATTTCTGGATATAAATGGCTTATAAAGATACGTGTAACCTGTAAAGTAAGTATAATACTAAATTGCCAATTAGCTATATAATTATAATACTAAGAAAGTATATCGGGGTAATAACAGCGAATACCTATAAAACAAAAGGCCCGCCTTTTTTGAGGGCAGACCTTTTGTTTTTATTCGTCACTACTATTAATTATTCGCCCGATTATATTTTAAATAAAGGCACCGCGAGGCTTAAGTTGAATAAACTTACCCTTGTATGCGAGTTACCATAAGTTTGTTTGGTTAGCCCGGCTTCGTAACGCAGATCGATGGATATGCTTTTAATATCAAGGCCGGCACCTACTACCCAGGCAAAGTTTTGATCTTTATAATTCAATGAAGTTGCGTTACCAATTGCTGAGTTAAAAGTTTGATCTTTATTAATTGCGAATGAAACCAGCGGGCCTGTATAAAAGCGGCCGCCAAAGCCAAATGCACCAATTTTTCCACCAAATAAAAGCGGAACGTCGATACTCGTAAATTTTGCTTTTACGTCACTAGTGCCATCAGAAAGCTCAACATTTTTTGAAGTTAAATATAATTCCGGCTGAAAGTTAAAGCCTAAGGCCCCTACCCGAGCCCATAATCCACCTAAATAACCTGCACGGTTACTGCTGTTAAACGTGGAACCCGAATACTCCAGCCCGGAAAGATTCACACCGCCTTTTATCCCCAATTGAAATGACGGTAAAACCTGGGCAGATGCAAATGTAAACGATGTAGCTGCGATAGCTAATGCGATAATAAGTTTTTTCATGGTAGCAGTGTTTGATGATTTTTTTTTCAGGAACCCCTGAAAATTAGCAATATCCGGTCTGCATTAAAATAAATAATGCAAACCGGATATTTGATGCAATCTGGAATAAAAGTAAAAGATATTTTACCAATCCAAGAAAAAAGATAAAAATTAAAAGGTTAGCTGTCCCCTGTAGTAATCGAGTATTTTAATTCTTATTAAATAATCATAACGGGCATTTATTAAATTGGTATTGGCAACATCCAGGTTATTTTTCGCTATTACAAAAACATCTGCTGTTATCACCCCTGCATTAAACTTAATCTCGGTTGCGTTATAGGCCTCCTTGTAAGCCGCTACCTGCTCGGTTACCGCATTAAACCTGTCATTTGCAGCCGCCATGTTTGCGAATGCCTGCTCTATTTGCTGCTTAAGCTGAACCTGGGTATTATTACTAACGTTTTGTGCATCGATCAAATCAAGCTTTGCCAATTTTACATTATTCCTGTTCTGAAAATAGTTTAATATCGGAATTTGCAAGTTTAGCCCCGGTCCGTAGCTGTAGTTGTTCCTGAACTGGTCAAAAAAACTGGTCGCTCCGGTGCTTGAATAATTGGTGTAAATTGAACCGCCTAAAGACAGTGTCGGATACAACCTACCTTTACGCGATTGAACTTCTTTTTCAGCCGCTTTAACCCTAAAGTCAGCCGCTTTAACCTGAGCCAGGCTTCCCAATGCAGTTGAATAGATCTGTTCAGGTGTTTGGTCATAACTCTTAGGAGTTTGATCGGCCGGCATTCTTACCAATTTTATATCCTTGTTATACGGTACGTTCATCGCTTCCAGCAAATTCAATTTTGCAGTCACCAGGTTATTTTTTGCGTTAACAACATTCGCCGCGTCATTGGCATGCGATCCCTTTATGTTATAAAAATCTGCAGGAGCTACGCTGCCGGCATTATTTAAAATTGTTTCCCGGTCTAAATTAACCTTCGAGGCGTTGTATTGAAAATTTGCCTGGCTCAACTGGTCTTCACTATTTAATACCTGCAAATACAACGAAATTATATTTAATGTGGTTAAATCCTTTACCTGTTGAAAATCCATTTTACCTGCCTGGTAAGCCAGTGCGTTTTGTTTAATGGCATTTATATAGCTTAAGCCGTTTGACAATAGCACATTGCTGCTTAAGCTGTATTGACCGTAATTTATTTTCTGGTTTACATAGTTATAGGTTGTAGGGTCCTGGCTGCGTCCAAAGCTTAATGATTGTGATGCGTTGCCGTTTAGCGTTGGCAAAAGATTTTCCCGCGCCTGCTGAAGCGCGATGCGGCTCCTTTCCATGGTTGTTCCGCTATTTTTAACGGTCAGGTTATTCTTTATGGCCAAATCGACACATTGTTGCAGGGTTAACACACTGTCTAATTGCTGCTGGGCTTTTGCCAATACAGCTATTGATAAAAATAAAAAGAGTAATGGTATTTTCTTAAAAAACATGATTTCTGTAATATTTACTTCCGGTTAGAATTTTCTTGATGATTCTACCTTACCGTCTAAAAGGTTAATAATTCTCGAGCCGTATTCCGCATTTTTTTCTGAATGCGTTACCTGTATAATGGTTACACCATCCTCTTTATTAAGCTTACGAAACAACTCCATTATTTCTTCTCCCTGTTTTGAGTTCAGGTTACCTGTAGGCTCATCAGCAAGTAACAATTTAGGTTTGGCTATCAATGCGCGGGCTATCCCTACCAATTGCTGTTGTCCGCCAGATAACTGCGCCGGGAAAAGGTCTTTCTTTCCAACAATTTGAAAGCGGTCAAGCATGTCGGCTACCATAGCTTTTCTCTCAACTCCTTTAAAGTCTTGGTAAATCAACGGTGTTTCGATGTTTTCATAAACGGTAAGTTCGTCAATAAGGTGATATGCCTGGAAAACGAAGCCGATGTATTGCTTATATAACGCCGAACGTTGTTTGTCTTTAAGCTGATGCACCGCGTTACCCGCAAAATAGTGGTATCCTTCAGAAGGCTCGTCAAGCATCCCAATAACATTTAGCAAGGTTGATTTTCCTGAACCTGACGGCCCCATTATGGAGACAAATTCACCTTCATCTACCTCAAGGTTAATATCATTTAATACAAAATTTTTGTTGCCGCCTACCTGGTAGTACTTTGAAATATGCTGAAGTGATAACATTTGTTATAAATTATTAAGTTAGTTATTTGATGAATTACGAGGCGCTAATTTATTAAATAAGTATTTGAAACGATTATAGCTTTCCCGCATTCCGGCACATCAGTATCAATAACATACCAAAGTTTTAAACTACTATAAATCAATATATTATAAAACAAACCTCAGGAAAAAACTGTTCGCTTATGTAACATGTGGCGTACGGTTATGATACAA of Mucilaginibacter xinganensis contains these proteins:
- a CDS encoding glycoside hydrolase family 9 protein; translation: MNNKYLSNYIMRSICALVTIMVFRAHPAFSQEPVVNEGVNVRLNQIGFYPGGLKKGVILNSKSNVFYIQTPDKKKVYNGKLKKSMKPGLNGRFTAIADFSAFNHPGNYQLYVPGSGYSYPFQIKRSVHRNVAAASIKAYYFMRASVSLKEKYAGKWSRAEGHPDTSVFIHPSAAGDKRAAGMSISSPRGWYDAGDYNKYIVNSGISTSTLLSLYEDFPAYMKTVKLNIPESGNKVPDVLDEVLWNLRWMLTMQDPGDGGVYHKLTNAAFDKMEMPEKGTEPRYVVQKGTAATLDFAAVMAQASRIFSKFPGELPGLADSCLLQANKAWQWAIKNPDVVYDQDAMNKVFEPQITTGGYGDRNFSDEFIWAASELFVSTQKPEYLKAVNLLPDTTMPIPAWSQVRLLGYYTLIKNSNLLGANSPKELPELKNRLLALADNLISGAAETAYQTVMTKSARHFGWGSNSEAANEGVALIQAYQLSKNRKYLDFALANLDYILGRNGSGYSYVTGYGSKTPMHPHHRPSVADGIVDPIPGLLVGGPNPGMQDKIKVPSVVPDEAYIDDDRAYAANEIAINWNAPFAYLVNAMEALQDKLNAAK
- a CDS encoding porin family protein, whose translation is MKKLIIALAIAATSFTFASAQVLPSFQLGIKGGVNLSGLEYSGSTFNSSNRAGYLGGLWARVGALGFNFQPELYLTSKNVELSDGTSDVKAKFTSIDVPLLFGGKIGAFGFGGRFYTGPLVSFAINKDQTFNSAIGNATSLNYKDQNFAWVVGAGLDIKSISIDLRYEAGLTKQTYGNSHTRVSLFNLSLAVPLFKI
- a CDS encoding TolC family protein; protein product: MFFKKIPLLFLFLSIAVLAKAQQQLDSVLTLQQCVDLAIKNNLTVKNSGTTMERSRIALQQARENLLPTLNGNASQSLSFGRSQDPTTYNYVNQKINYGQYSLSSNVLLSNGLSYINAIKQNALAYQAGKMDFQQVKDLTTLNIISLYLQVLNSEDQLSQANFQYNASKVNLDRETILNNAGSVAPADFYNIKGSHANDAANVVNAKNNLVTAKLNLLEAMNVPYNKDIKLVRMPADQTPKSYDQTPEQIYSTALGSLAQVKAADFRVKAAEKEVQSRKGRLYPTLSLGGSIYTNYSSTGATSFFDQFRNNYSYGPGLNLQIPILNYFQNRNNVKLAKLDLIDAQNVSNNTQVQLKQQIEQAFANMAAANDRFNAVTEQVAAYKEAYNATEIKFNAGVITADVFVIAKNNLDVANTNLINARYDYLIRIKILDYYRGQLTF
- a CDS encoding ABC transporter ATP-binding protein, with protein sequence MLSLQHISKYYQVGGNKNFVLNDINLEVDEGEFVSIMGPSGSGKSTLLNVIGMLDEPSEGYHYFAGNAVHQLKDKQRSALYKQYIGFVFQAYHLIDELTVYENIETPLIYQDFKGVERKAMVADMLDRFQIVGKKDLFPAQLSGGQQQLVGIARALIAKPKLLLADEPTGNLNSKQGEEIMELFRKLNKEDGVTIIQVTHSEKNAEYGSRIINLLDGKVESSRKF